The Streptomyces sp. RKND-216 genomic sequence GGGCTTCCCTTTCCCTCCGTGCCGTTTCCATGACGTACTCGCCGTAACCCGACTTGGTCAGGGCGGCACCGCGCCGGTAGCAGGCGTCGGCGTCGATGAAGCCCCGCCGCAGCGCGATCTCCTCGATGCAGGCGATGCGCACCCCCTGCCGGCGCTCCAGCACCTGCACGTACTGGCCCGCGTCGAGCAGCGAGTCGTGGGTGCCGGTGTCCAGCCAGGCGAAGCCGCGGCCGAGGTCGATCACCTTGGCCCTGCCCTCCTGCTGGTAGGGGCGGATGACGTCGGTGATCTCCAGCTCGCCGCGCGCCGACGGGGTGAGGTTCTTCGCGATGTCCAGCGCCCGGTTGTCGAAGAAGTACAGGCCGGTGATCGCGCGGTTGGTCTTGGGCTGCTTCGGCTTCTCCTCGATGGCGACCAGCAGGCCGTTCTCGTCCACCTCACCCACGCCGTACCGCTCCGGGTCGGAGACGTGGTAGCCGAACAGCACGCAGCCGTCCAGGTCGCGGCGGCTGTCGCGGAGGAAGTCGGACATGCCGGGGCCGTGGAAGATGTTGTCGCCCAGGATCAGCGCCATGGAGTCGTCCCCGACGTAGTCCGCGCCGATCAGGAACGCCTCCGGGAGCCCGTTGGGCTCGTCCTGCACGGCGTACTCCAGCCGCATG encodes the following:
- the rfbA gene encoding glucose-1-phosphate thymidylyltransferase RfbA is translated as MKGIILAGGAGTRLHPVTLAVSKQLLPVYDKPMIYYPLSVLMLADIRDVLIISTAEDQPLFQRLLGDGSELGMRLEYAVQDEPNGLPEAFLIGADYVGDDSMALILGDNIFHGPGMSDFLRDSRRDLDGCVLFGYHVSDPERYGVGEVDENGLLVAIEEKPKQPKTNRAITGLYFFDNRALDIAKNLTPSARGELEITDVIRPYQQEGRAKVIDLGRGFAWLDTGTHDSLLDAGQYVQVLERRQGVRIACIEEIALRRGFIDADACYRRGAALTKSGYGEYVMETARREREAR